A genomic region of Pelodiscus sinensis isolate JC-2024 chromosome 1, ASM4963464v1, whole genome shotgun sequence contains the following coding sequences:
- the SPATA13 gene encoding spermatogenesis-associated protein 13 isoform X7 codes for MVARGEMARFWSLESLQMVVTDGGTESSALADDNGSEEDYSYEELCQASPRYLQPGGEQLAINELICDGSMVYAEALWDHVTMDDQELGFKAGDVIRVLEASNKDWWWGRNEDKEAWFPASFVRLRVNQEELPENCGSTQDEEQHVDRQKNAENKDQMRTNVIQEIMNTERVYIKHLKDICEGYIRQCRKHTGMFTVAQLNTIFGNIEDIYKFQRKFLKDLEKQYNKEEPHLSEIGSCFLQHQEGFAIYSEYCNNHPSACIELSNLMKHGKYRHFFEACRLLQQMIDIAIDGFLLTPVQKICKYPLQLAELLKYTTEEHSDYNNIQAAYEAMKNVACLINERKRRLESIDKIARWQVSIVDWEGQDVLARSSELIHSGELTKISKQGKSQQRIFFLFDHQLVFCKKDLLRRDMLYYKGRLDMDEMELVDIEDGKDKDFNINVKNAFKTVNRATQEVHLFCAKKQEDKKRWLEACENERRRVQEDKEMGMEISENQKKQAMQNARKSRHGKIKGISYNGCPMPPLHQSLHPIHQRHITVPTSIPQQQVFALAEPKRKPSLFWHTFNKLTPFKK; via the exons ATGGTAGCCCGGGGGGAAATGGCACGATTTTGGAGTCTGGAGAGCCTTCAGATGG TTGTTACAGATGGGGGAACTGAATCTTCTGCCTTAGCTGATGACAATGGCAGTGAGGAGGATTACAGTTATGAGGAACTCTGCCAAGCCAGCCCTAGATACCTACAGCCTGGAGGGGAACAGCTAGCAATTAATGAA CTGATATGTGATGGCAGCATGGTCTATGCTGAAGCACTGTGGGACCATGTGACTATGGATGATCAAGAGCTAGGCTTTAAAGCTGGGGATGTCATCAGAGTCCTTGAAGCTTCCAACAAGGACTGGTGGTGGGGAAGAAATGAAGACAAAGAAGCCTGGTTTCCAGCTAGCTTTGTCAGG TTACGAGTTAATCAGGAAGAACTACCAGAAAATTGTGGTAGCACCCAAGATGAAGAGCAACATGTAGATCGCCAAAAAAATGCTGAAAACAAGGATCAGATGAGAACCAATGTTATACAGGAAATAATGAACACAGAGAGAGTCTACATCAAACATCTCAAGGACATCTGTGAG GGATATATTCGACAGTGTCGGAAACACACAGGAATGTTCACCGTGGCTCAGTTAAACACCATTTTTGGAAACATTGAAGATATTTACAAATTCCAAAGAAAGTTCCTCAAAGATCTTGAGAAACAGTACAACAAAGAGGAACCTCATTTAAGTGAAATAGGATCCTGCTTTCTTCAACAC CAAGAAGGTTTTGCCATCTACTCAGAGTATTGTAACAATCATCCCAGTGCCTGCATCGAGCTTTCCAATCTAATGAAACATGGCAAATACCGTCACTTCTTTGAGGCCTGCCGCCTGCTTCAGCAGATGATTGATATTGCTATTGATGGCTTTCTCCTTACACCTGTTCAGAAGATCTGTAAATACCCTCTTCAGCTTGCAGAATTACTCAAATACACCACTGAAGAGCACAG TGATTATAACAATATACAGGCAGCATATGAGGCCATGAAGAATGTAGCATGCCTGATCAACGAGCGCAAACGAAGGCTGGAAAGCATAGACAAGATTGCACGCTGGCAAGTGTCTATTGTTGACTGGGAG gGGCAGGATGTTTTAGCCAGAAGCTCAGAATTGATTCACTCGGGTGAGCTGACCAAAATCTCAAAGCAAGGCAAAAGCCagcaaaggatttttttcctttttgaccATCAGCTTGTGTTTTGTAAGAAGGACCTGCTGAGAAGGGACATGTTATACTATAAGGGTCGGCTTGATATGGATGAAATGGAACTTGTGGACATAGAGGATGGCAAAGATAAGGACTTCAACATTAATGTCAAGAATGCTTTCAAAACTGTGAATAGAGCAACACAAGAGGttcatttgttttgtgcaaaaaaacaagAGGATAAGAAAAGATGGTTGGAGGCATGTGAAAATGAAAGAAGAAGAGTGCAGGAAGACAAAGAAATGG GAATGGAAATCTcagaaaatcaaaagaaacaagCCATGCAAAATGCCAGAAAGTCAAGGCATGGAAAAATTAAAG GTATAAGTTATAATGGATGTCCGATGCCCCCTCTACACCAGAGTTTACATCCAATTCATCAACGCCACATCACTGTGCCCACCAGCATTCCACAGCAGCAGGTCTTTGCTCTGGCAGAGCCCAAACGAAAGCCATCCCTTTTCTGGCACACCTTCAACAAACTTACCCCATTCAAGAAATGA